One region of Pseudomonas sp. B21-040 genomic DNA includes:
- a CDS encoding amino acid ABC transporter permease — MFDLIISQAPRFFTWYTLVFVLEAMGRTLMMTVIGCSVGAVAGFAITVIRSTTSNWMMLFRLAVTVYVEVFRRIPFLVILFIVMYASQGLGSNISLSAIATVSICLVATAFLSEIIRAGLESVPRQQLEAAQVMNFGFARTLFMVLLPQSWKVILPPAFAFMVMFIKDTSLASQMGVVELTFTGKVLMNRGYSPFLVYGVILAAYFALSYPLSKFGAYLENRLGSPQRRKSVERVRANSGPEKRELVG, encoded by the coding sequence ATGTTCGATCTGATCATTTCCCAGGCCCCGCGATTCTTCACCTGGTACACCCTTGTCTTCGTGCTGGAAGCAATGGGCAGGACCCTGATGATGACCGTGATCGGCTGTTCAGTGGGGGCTGTCGCCGGTTTTGCAATCACGGTGATCCGCAGTACCACCAGCAATTGGATGATGTTGTTCCGGCTGGCGGTAACGGTGTACGTCGAGGTGTTCCGGCGCATTCCGTTTCTGGTGATCCTGTTCATCGTGATGTACGCCTCGCAAGGCCTGGGCTCAAACATTTCGTTGTCGGCAATTGCCACCGTGTCGATCTGCCTGGTCGCCACCGCATTCCTCTCGGAGATTATCCGTGCGGGGCTTGAGTCGGTGCCTCGGCAGCAGCTTGAAGCGGCGCAGGTGATGAACTTCGGCTTTGCCCGCACTCTGTTCATGGTGTTGCTGCCTCAGTCCTGGAAAGTCATCCTGCCGCCGGCTTTCGCCTTCATGGTGATGTTCATCAAAGACACCTCGCTGGCGTCGCAGATGGGCGTCGTCGAGTTGACTTTCACCGGCAAAGTGCTGATGAACCGGGGTTATTCACCGTTCCTGGTGTACGGCGTCATCCTTGCTGCTTATTTCGCCCTGTCTTACCCGCTCAGTAAATTTGGCGCTTATTTGGAGAATCGTCTTGGCTCACCTCAACGTCGTAAATCTGTCGAGCGCGTACGCGCAAATTCCGGTCCTGAAAAACGTGAGCTTGTCGGTTGA
- a CDS encoding amino acid ABC transporter permease has translation MDYTFQFSNVIQNLPYLLKGAVLTLEIAFVSFWLGSAIGLAGAMAKLHGGRLLRALVSVYITLFTNTPALVQIFFLFYALPDVGIVLEPMTAVLIGLTLNSGAYLTDILRSGVESVRKAEIETAVTLGMSGLQTVRYVILPHIAKTIYAPLCNFFVWLVLGSSLGAIFGVEELTGRAINISTANLRTIETFSVVAAIYVALTFIASIALGLVGRHLFRAKIKVF, from the coding sequence GTGGACTACACCTTTCAGTTCTCCAACGTAATCCAGAACCTGCCCTATCTGTTGAAAGGGGCGGTGCTGACCCTGGAAATCGCGTTTGTTTCCTTTTGGCTCGGGTCTGCCATCGGTCTGGCGGGTGCCATGGCCAAACTGCATGGCGGGCGCCTGCTGCGCGCTTTGGTCAGCGTTTACATCACGCTGTTCACTAACACGCCGGCGCTGGTGCAGATTTTCTTTCTGTTCTACGCGTTGCCGGATGTCGGCATCGTGCTGGAGCCGATGACGGCCGTGCTGATAGGTCTGACGCTCAACTCTGGTGCGTACCTGACCGATATCTTGCGCTCCGGCGTCGAGTCAGTGCGCAAGGCCGAGATCGAAACCGCCGTGACCCTCGGCATGTCCGGGTTGCAAACGGTCCGCTATGTGATCTTGCCGCACATTGCCAAGACCATTTACGCACCGCTGTGCAACTTCTTTGTGTGGCTAGTGCTGGGCAGCTCTCTCGGGGCCATTTTCGGTGTCGAGGAACTGACCGGCCGGGCCATTAACATTTCGACCGCCAACCTGCGAACCATTGAAACCTTCTCGGTGGTGGCGGCGATTTACGTGGCATTGACCTTTATTGCGTCGATTGCTTTGGGGCTGGTTGGCCGTCACCTGTTTCGCGCAAAAATCAAGGTGTTCTGA
- a CDS encoding transporter substrate-binding domain-containing protein: protein MLKLKAVILSLAVVAVAVSGAVQARSLDSIIQSGTLRVGVNPNFPPMSSYNDKNELVGFDIDAANEIARNLSVKVEFVPTESAQRVPFLQSDRIDISLGALTRNSERGKLIDFTVPLHTESMAVLTTDKLKVDSWKQLDSPDIKLVNMRGNWSVDYLKKELPKSNVLLVETIADTVRAVAQGRGDAIVENIDFFMNFTKNYPDVKWRVLKDPISVGYDCIGVAKNSAGLRDYLNVLLFEMHSNGFINTAWQKAYGAPMLKPVEATPYF from the coding sequence ATGCTGAAATTGAAAGCTGTCATTCTCTCGCTGGCTGTTGTCGCGGTGGCCGTCTCTGGCGCGGTGCAAGCACGCAGCCTCGATTCGATCATTCAGAGCGGTACCTTGCGCGTTGGGGTTAACCCGAACTTTCCGCCGATGAGTTCCTATAACGATAAAAACGAATTGGTGGGCTTCGATATTGATGCCGCTAACGAAATCGCCCGCAATCTCTCCGTTAAAGTCGAGTTCGTGCCCACCGAAAGTGCTCAGCGAGTACCATTCCTGCAATCGGACCGGATCGACATTTCCCTTGGTGCCCTCACGCGTAACTCCGAGCGCGGCAAACTGATCGATTTCACTGTGCCGCTGCACACCGAATCGATGGCCGTACTGACCACCGACAAGCTCAAGGTTGATAGCTGGAAACAGCTCGACAGTCCGGATATCAAATTGGTCAACATGCGCGGGAACTGGTCGGTCGACTACTTGAAAAAAGAGCTGCCAAAATCCAACGTCCTGTTGGTTGAAACCATTGCCGATACGGTGCGAGCGGTGGCTCAAGGTCGTGGCGATGCGATCGTGGAGAACATTGATTTCTTCATGAACTTCACCAAGAACTACCCCGATGTCAAATGGCGCGTGCTCAAAGACCCGATTTCTGTGGGTTATGACTGCATCGGCGTGGCGAAGAACAGCGCCGGCCTGCGCGACTACCTGAACGTTCTGCTGTTCGAAATGCACAGTAACGGCTTCATCAATACCGCTTGGCAGAAAGCATACGGTGCGCCGATGCTCAAGCCTGTGGAAGCAACCCCGTACTTCTAA
- a CDS encoding SDR family NAD(P)-dependent oxidoreductase: MFELKGKTLLVTGASKGIGAAIATALGEAGARVIAHYGSDREGAEQALADVAAENKLFIQADLHDLAAVERLWDQAQAWQGRIDGFVNNAAIMRWHGGLAADDETWDSVWEETLGVNVLAPARLIRRAVKHFQANGGGILITISSWAAQRGVTNPDTIAYAASKAAVRSMTQTVARAYAKQGILAYIVAPGVVRTQMSESFAQTQGGEAGVTAQLAMGEWVPPSDIAALVAFLASGRSRHLSGATLDVNGASYVR; this comes from the coding sequence ATGTTTGAGTTGAAGGGTAAGACGTTGCTTGTAACCGGCGCATCCAAAGGTATCGGAGCGGCTATTGCCACAGCCTTGGGTGAGGCGGGCGCACGAGTCATAGCGCATTACGGCAGTGATCGTGAAGGTGCTGAACAGGCACTGGCCGATGTGGCTGCAGAGAACAAGCTGTTTATACAGGCTGATTTGCATGACCTTGCCGCTGTTGAACGTCTGTGGGATCAGGCGCAAGCCTGGCAGGGGCGCATCGATGGCTTTGTCAATAATGCGGCGATCATGCGCTGGCACGGTGGCTTGGCAGCCGATGATGAGACTTGGGATAGCGTCTGGGAGGAAACCCTTGGCGTCAATGTTCTAGCCCCGGCGCGCTTGATCCGGCGTGCGGTGAAGCACTTTCAGGCCAATGGTGGCGGCATCCTGATCACCATTTCCAGTTGGGCAGCCCAGCGCGGTGTGACCAACCCGGACACTATTGCCTACGCTGCGTCGAAAGCCGCCGTGCGCTCGATGACCCAGACTGTGGCGCGGGCGTATGCCAAGCAGGGCATCCTCGCCTACATCGTGGCGCCTGGCGTGGTTCGTACACAGATGTCTGAGTCGTTTGCTCAGACCCAGGGCGGCGAGGCGGGTGTTACTGCTCAGTTGGCCATGGGCGAGTGGGTGCCACCCAGTGACATTGCGGCCTTGGTAGCGTTTTTGGCCAGCGGTCGCTCCAGGCACCTGAGCGGTGCAACTCTGGATGTGAATGGTGCCAGCTACGTTCGTTAA
- a CDS encoding IclR family transcriptional regulator C-terminal domain-containing protein: MLESESPIDDLENRDRDYVGSFARGLEVIKTFTRHTPRRTLSEVAEASGMSRATARRFLLTLVREGYAESDGKFFSLKPKILEIGFSALSSMNIWDVAQPIMSALSDRLQESCFAAVLDGDAVIYVARANSTRVVNISISIGSRSAAHSVSTGRVLLAALPEAELQEYLDKTTLTKFTQHTVTSKVKLRELINETRLRGWSIVDQELEISLRSISVPIRDRDGKVVAALNVPCPTERVTLQDMSTRILTELLEASKNITQALQG; the protein is encoded by the coding sequence ATGCTCGAATCAGAATCACCAATCGACGACCTTGAGAACCGTGATCGCGATTATGTGGGTTCTTTCGCTCGCGGCCTCGAAGTCATCAAGACCTTCACCCGACATACACCACGCCGCACCCTCAGTGAGGTCGCGGAAGCGAGCGGCATGAGCCGAGCGACTGCACGACGTTTTCTGCTGACCCTGGTGCGTGAAGGTTACGCTGAAAGCGATGGCAAATTTTTTAGCCTTAAACCGAAAATTCTCGAGATTGGCTTTTCAGCCTTGTCCTCGATGAATATTTGGGACGTAGCCCAGCCGATCATGAGTGCTTTGTCCGATCGTCTGCAAGAATCCTGCTTCGCGGCCGTGCTGGACGGAGACGCCGTGATTTATGTGGCTCGGGCCAACTCGACGCGGGTTGTCAATATTAGTATCTCGATTGGCAGTCGCTCGGCGGCGCACAGCGTTTCGACCGGGCGAGTGCTGTTGGCGGCGCTTCCAGAGGCTGAGTTGCAGGAATACCTGGACAAAACCACGCTGACTAAATTCACCCAGCACACCGTGACCTCCAAGGTGAAGCTGCGCGAATTGATCAATGAAACCCGCTTGCGGGGCTGGTCGATTGTCGATCAGGAACTGGAGATCAGTCTGCGCTCGATATCAGTGCCCATACGTGATCGTGATGGCAAGGTTGTGGCGGCACTTAACGTCCCTTGCCCCACCGAGCGCGTGACCTTGCAGGACATGAGTACGCGGATTTTGACCGAATTGCTGGAGGCTTCAAAAAACATCACGCAAGCGCTCCAGGGCTAA
- a CDS encoding NAD-dependent succinate-semialdehyde dehydrogenase, whose protein sequence is MNLKDPSLLKQAIFVNGVWSVPPGCGWIEVTNPSTGELVGRVPKAGRAQTIEAIEGAEDAFRLWAARPAGERARIVKRWYDLIVENADDLALILTAEQGKPLAEAKGEILYGAAFFEWFAEEAKRVYGEILPAPQQGQRMLVLRQPIGVCAAITPWNFPMAMIPRKAGPAIAAGCSMVLKPASATPFSALALAELGHRAGLPAGVFSVVTGAAGEVGDELSTHPLVRKVTFTGSTEVGRSLMAKAAGTIKKVALELGGNAPLIIFDDADIDVAVTGAIASKFRNMGQTCVCANRIYVQSGIHDRFLERFAAAVASLKVGDGQVEGVQQGPLIDEAAVQKVQQHIDDAIAQGARIVTGGRRHALGKTFFEPTVLADVTANMRIAVEETFGPVAPVFRFETEAEVIAAANDTEFGLAAYFFTRDNARVWRVSEALEVGIVGVNTGATSYEGAPFGGVKSSGIGREGSHHAIEEFTELKYVCVAQVS, encoded by the coding sequence CTGAACTTGAAAGACCCTTCACTGCTCAAGCAAGCGATCTTCGTCAATGGTGTGTGGTCGGTTCCGCCCGGTTGCGGTTGGATTGAGGTGACTAACCCGAGTACTGGAGAGTTGGTCGGGCGGGTTCCGAAGGCGGGGCGTGCACAGACTATCGAGGCCATTGAAGGCGCCGAGGACGCATTCCGGTTGTGGGCGGCGCGCCCGGCTGGCGAACGGGCCCGGATAGTCAAGCGTTGGTATGACTTGATCGTGGAAAACGCCGACGACCTGGCGCTGATCCTCACCGCAGAGCAAGGCAAACCTTTGGCCGAAGCCAAGGGCGAGATCCTGTATGGTGCTGCTTTTTTCGAGTGGTTCGCTGAAGAAGCAAAGCGTGTTTATGGCGAAATTCTTCCCGCGCCGCAGCAGGGCCAGCGCATGCTGGTATTGCGTCAGCCGATCGGCGTGTGTGCGGCGATAACACCGTGGAACTTCCCGATGGCGATGATTCCGCGCAAGGCTGGCCCGGCGATTGCGGCCGGTTGCAGCATGGTCCTCAAGCCGGCCAGCGCCACGCCGTTCTCGGCATTAGCACTGGCGGAGCTGGGCCACCGCGCTGGGTTGCCAGCCGGAGTGTTCAGCGTGGTGACCGGCGCAGCCGGGGAAGTGGGCGACGAATTGTCGACCCATCCCCTGGTGCGCAAAGTGACCTTCACTGGCTCGACCGAAGTCGGCCGTTCACTGATGGCCAAGGCTGCCGGGACCATTAAGAAAGTTGCACTGGAACTGGGCGGCAACGCGCCGTTGATCATTTTTGATGATGCCGATATCGATGTTGCTGTTACCGGCGCCATTGCTTCGAAGTTTCGTAACATGGGTCAGACCTGTGTCTGTGCCAACCGCATCTATGTGCAGAGCGGCATTCATGATCGCTTTCTGGAGCGTTTTGCCGCGGCAGTCGCGTCGCTCAAAGTCGGAGACGGCCAGGTTGAAGGCGTACAGCAAGGGCCGTTGATCGACGAAGCGGCAGTGCAGAAAGTTCAGCAACATATAGATGACGCAATTGCGCAGGGCGCCCGCATCGTCACTGGCGGTCGTCGTCATGCCTTGGGCAAGACGTTTTTTGAGCCAACGGTACTCGCGGATGTGACGGCCAATATGCGCATTGCTGTGGAAGAAACCTTCGGTCCCGTGGCTCCGGTGTTCCGCTTTGAAACCGAAGCTGAAGTGATCGCGGCTGCCAATGACACTGAGTTCGGCCTGGCGGCATACTTTTTCACGCGCGACAACGCCAGGGTGTGGCGGGTCAGCGAAGCGCTTGAGGTCGGCATCGTCGGGGTCAACACCGGTGCTACCTCTTATGAAGGTGCGCCCTTCGGCGGGGTGAAATCGTCAGGCATCGGTCGCGAAGGCTCTCATCACGCCATCGAAGAGTTCACTGAGCTAAAATACGTATGCGTTGCACAGGTGAGCTGA
- a CDS encoding aminotransferase, which yields MDSHTPSTDLHDLDRRYFLHPFTALAEHERNGPLVMVKGEGVWLEDTSGRRYIDSMAGLWCVNVGYGRREIADTLHAQAMRLPYYHSFSSMATDTPILLAEKLIKLSPVPMSKVFFGNSGSDANDTQVKLVWYYNNARGLPQKKKIIARNRGYHGVTMVATGLTGLPGMHAGFDLPLPFIRHTTAPHRLWQAEPGQSDAAFVARLAADLESLILAEGPDTVAAMIMEPVMGAGGVIVPPPGYYAAMQAVLDKYDVLLIADEVICGFGRLGTQFGSEKMGMRPDLMTVAKGITSAYVPLSACIISEKIWQGLLLGGEKYGAFAHGYTYSAHPLAAAVALTNLQIIEDEGLVAQAGARGELMHRLLRDAFADHPAVGEIRGVGLMGAVEFVALRDPATPFDPSLKVAARIARAALEEGLITRALPQGDSISFSPPFVISEDEVVEMVARARRAVDKVFTQLHAEGHWKG from the coding sequence ATGGATTCACATACTCCATCGACCGATCTGCATGACTTGGACCGGCGTTATTTTCTGCACCCGTTCACCGCACTTGCCGAGCATGAACGCAATGGCCCGTTGGTGATGGTCAAGGGCGAAGGTGTCTGGCTGGAAGACACCAGCGGCCGGCGCTACATCGATTCCATGGCAGGCCTCTGGTGCGTCAACGTCGGCTACGGTCGCCGGGAAATCGCCGACACTCTGCACGCCCAGGCGATGCGGCTGCCCTACTATCACTCGTTCTCATCGATGGCAACCGACACGCCGATATTGCTCGCCGAGAAATTGATCAAACTCTCGCCAGTGCCGATGTCCAAGGTGTTCTTCGGCAACTCCGGCTCCGACGCCAACGACACACAGGTCAAACTGGTCTGGTACTACAACAATGCTCGAGGATTGCCGCAGAAGAAAAAAATCATTGCGCGCAATCGCGGATACCACGGCGTCACCATGGTGGCTACTGGCCTGACCGGCTTGCCGGGGATGCATGCTGGCTTCGATCTGCCACTGCCCTTTATCCGCCATACCACTGCGCCGCACCGGTTGTGGCAAGCCGAACCCGGTCAAAGCGATGCGGCATTCGTCGCACGCCTGGCCGCTGACCTGGAAAGCCTGATCCTCGCCGAAGGCCCGGACACCGTGGCAGCGATGATCATGGAGCCAGTGATGGGCGCCGGCGGAGTGATCGTCCCGCCACCCGGCTACTACGCCGCGATGCAAGCGGTGCTGGATAAATACGACGTGCTGCTGATCGCTGACGAAGTGATATGCGGTTTCGGTCGCCTGGGAACCCAGTTCGGCAGCGAAAAAATGGGCATGCGTCCTGACCTGATGACGGTTGCCAAAGGCATTACCTCGGCTTACGTGCCATTGTCGGCGTGCATAATTTCCGAAAAAATCTGGCAAGGCCTGTTGCTCGGTGGCGAAAAGTATGGCGCATTCGCCCACGGCTACACCTACAGCGCTCACCCACTGGCCGCCGCCGTTGCGCTGACCAACCTGCAGATCATCGAAGACGAAGGCCTGGTCGCCCAAGCCGGCGCGCGCGGCGAACTGATGCATCGTTTGTTGCGCGACGCTTTCGCCGATCATCCGGCGGTGGGCGAGATACGCGGCGTCGGGCTGATGGGAGCGGTCGAGTTTGTTGCTCTTCGCGATCCAGCCACGCCATTCGACCCTTCGCTGAAGGTCGCAGCACGGATCGCCCGCGCCGCGCTCGAAGAAGGCCTCATAACCCGCGCGTTGCCCCAAGGCGATTCGATCTCGTTTTCGCCGCCGTTCGTGATCAGCGAAGACGAAGTGGTCGAAATGGTCGCGCGCGCACGACGCGCCGTGGACAAGGTGTTCACCCAACTGCACGCCGAGGGTCACTGGAAAGGCTGA
- the gcvPB gene encoding aminomethyl-transferring glycine dehydrogenase subunit GcvPB encodes MNESIKLRRFQAAVWDEPVVMTLSRTGRRGVVFPVAQVPGDLSAIPASMRRKVMPQLPEMSEPDVLRHYLHLSQQTLGMMGISLFGTCTMKYNARVNEAITARDDVAQLHPRQPDSSLQGSLQIMHNLDLNLRALSGMDRFVFQAAGGADAAFLHVCVTRAYHAARGELETRDEIITSIQSHPCNPATAATAGFKIITLPLEENGYPSLEALKAAVSSRTAALMINNPDDMGIYNPDIAEWVRVVKEAGGLCFYDHANFNGVMSKVRARDLGFDACMFMLHKTFGAPKGGGGPAVGAYGCSDELIPYLPGPVLVEEQGAFRLEAGSELGIGRVREFLGNLPQIIKAYAWVRAMGIDGIAEASDLSVLANNYMGKRLSQIRGVTCSHPHIKAWRLEMTRYSLEVLTQETGISAYDVQNRMVDYGVDAFWLAHEPWVIAQPFTPEAGEMWSKEDIDYWVAVLAQVCQEAYDNPELVRTAPHNHPIGRLDTGPLEDPARWATTWRAYQRKHPGAQ; translated from the coding sequence ATGAATGAATCCATCAAGTTGCGCCGATTCCAGGCTGCCGTGTGGGACGAGCCGGTGGTGATGACCTTGTCTCGCACTGGGCGCCGTGGCGTAGTGTTTCCCGTAGCCCAAGTTCCCGGCGATCTGAGCGCAATACCGGCGTCGATGCGCCGAAAAGTTATGCCACAACTGCCGGAAATGTCCGAGCCCGATGTGTTGCGCCACTACCTGCACTTGTCGCAACAGACCCTGGGGATGATGGGCATCTCCCTGTTTGGCACTTGCACCATGAAGTACAACGCACGTGTCAACGAAGCGATTACCGCACGTGATGATGTCGCGCAGTTGCACCCGCGTCAGCCTGATTCAAGTTTGCAGGGTTCGTTGCAGATCATGCACAACCTGGATTTGAATCTTCGGGCATTGTCGGGTATGGATCGCTTTGTGTTTCAGGCCGCTGGTGGCGCCGATGCGGCGTTTCTGCACGTGTGCGTGACTCGTGCCTACCACGCGGCACGCGGTGAACTTGAGACGCGCGACGAGATCATCACCTCGATCCAGTCGCATCCGTGCAATCCGGCGACGGCGGCCACGGCGGGGTTCAAGATCATCACTTTGCCGCTGGAGGAGAATGGCTATCCGTCCCTCGAAGCGCTCAAGGCGGCAGTCTCGTCGCGCACGGCGGCATTGATGATCAACAATCCGGACGACATGGGTATCTACAATCCTGACATTGCTGAGTGGGTGCGCGTGGTGAAGGAGGCAGGTGGTCTGTGCTTCTACGACCATGCGAATTTCAACGGTGTGATGAGCAAGGTTCGGGCGCGGGATCTAGGCTTCGATGCTTGCATGTTCATGCTGCACAAAACCTTCGGTGCACCGAAGGGCGGTGGCGGGCCGGCCGTGGGCGCCTACGGTTGCAGCGACGAATTGATCCCTTATCTGCCGGGGCCTGTGCTGGTTGAAGAGCAGGGGGCGTTTCGACTGGAGGCGGGCAGCGAGCTGGGTATTGGTCGGGTGCGCGAGTTCCTCGGTAACCTGCCGCAGATCATCAAGGCTTACGCGTGGGTGCGGGCAATGGGCATTGACGGGATCGCAGAGGCGTCGGATTTGTCGGTGCTGGCCAACAACTACATGGGCAAGAGACTCAGTCAGATTCGTGGGGTGACTTGTTCGCATCCGCACATCAAGGCATGGCGGCTGGAGATGACGCGCTACAGTCTCGAAGTGCTGACGCAGGAGACCGGTATCAGTGCCTATGACGTGCAGAACCGAATGGTCGATTACGGCGTTGATGCCTTCTGGCTGGCTCATGAGCCTTGGGTGATTGCCCAGCCGTTTACCCCCGAAGCGGGCGAGATGTGGTCGAAGGAAGACATCGATTACTGGGTCGCAGTGCTGGCCCAAGTGTGCCAGGAAGCCTACGACAACCCCGAACTAGTGCGTACTGCGCCGCACAATCATCCGATCGGTCGTCTTGATACCGGCCCTCTGGAAGACCCGGCCCGCTGGGCTACTACTTGGCGCGCTTACCAGCGTAAGCACCCCGGCGCTCAGTAG
- the gcvPA gene encoding aminomethyl-transferring glycine dehydrogenase subunit GcvPA translates to MSQPRSAHPFMANALPDIKQEMLDILGIESVESLFEQIPEAHRLKKNPELMGGMRSEVTLSRHLREILGRNRNCSDMLSFLGGGCWQHHVPAICNEIASRSEFLTSVWGTPSSDQGRCQAWFEFSSQLGELVSCEYVGLPVYSWGCAAGHALRMASRLNGRNTLLLPAIIDPERLAVIRNYCEPNMANELNLEFIAADPLTGTMDLQDLKRKLGNHVSAVYLEAPNYFGLIDGAAATIAEMTHAHGAEFVVGVDPISLGVLAAPPDYGADIVVGTIQTLGIPMYGGGGLGGFIATRDEERYAREYPTLLISITTTMRPGEVGFGLSLAEQSSYGLRENGKDWTGNSVYLWAIANAVYMSLMGPQGFVDVGELIFAQAHQAARRLNELPGVSIRYGDGFFKEFVVDFNASGQSVATINQALLARGIFGGHDLSQEFPELGQSALYCVTELHQDADLDRLVDALREVLIHE, encoded by the coding sequence ATGAGTCAACCAAGATCTGCCCATCCTTTTATGGCCAATGCTTTGCCTGATATCAAGCAAGAGATGCTAGATATCCTAGGGATTGAGTCTGTCGAATCGCTTTTCGAACAGATTCCTGAAGCGCACCGTTTGAAAAAAAATCCCGAACTTATGGGCGGTATGCGCTCAGAAGTAACATTGAGCCGGCACCTTCGCGAAATCCTCGGTCGAAACCGTAACTGCAGCGATATGTTGAGTTTTCTCGGGGGTGGGTGCTGGCAGCATCACGTGCCGGCTATTTGCAACGAGATTGCCAGTCGCAGTGAATTCCTGACGTCGGTATGGGGCACGCCTTCGTCCGATCAGGGCCGCTGCCAAGCGTGGTTCGAGTTCAGCAGTCAGTTGGGTGAGCTGGTAAGTTGCGAGTACGTTGGTCTGCCGGTCTACAGCTGGGGCTGTGCTGCCGGTCATGCATTACGCATGGCTTCGCGACTGAACGGTCGCAATACATTGTTGCTTCCGGCGATCATCGATCCAGAGCGGCTGGCGGTGATTCGCAATTACTGCGAACCCAACATGGCCAATGAACTGAATTTAGAGTTCATCGCCGCTGATCCCTTGACTGGGACCATGGATTTGCAGGATCTCAAGCGAAAACTCGGTAACCATGTCTCGGCGGTATACCTGGAGGCGCCGAATTACTTTGGCCTGATCGACGGTGCCGCAGCTACCATTGCGGAGATGACTCATGCCCATGGTGCTGAGTTCGTTGTCGGCGTCGATCCGATCTCTCTCGGTGTGCTGGCGGCTCCACCAGATTACGGTGCCGACATTGTGGTTGGTACCATTCAGACCCTGGGCATCCCTATGTACGGTGGCGGTGGCCTGGGCGGGTTTATCGCTACCCGTGACGAAGAGCGCTACGCTCGCGAATACCCGACGCTGCTCATCAGCATCACCACAACCATGCGACCAGGTGAAGTTGGTTTCGGCCTGTCGCTGGCTGAGCAGTCTTCTTATGGGTTACGGGAAAACGGTAAAGACTGGACTGGCAACTCGGTGTACCTGTGGGCAATCGCCAATGCGGTGTACATGTCGCTAATGGGGCCGCAAGGGTTCGTCGATGTAGGCGAGTTGATCTTTGCGCAGGCGCATCAGGCTGCGCGACGTTTGAATGAGCTGCCGGGAGTTTCGATCCGTTATGGTGACGGTTTTTTCAAGGAGTTCGTGGTCGATTTCAACGCCAGCGGTCAGTCGGTGGCGACGATCAATCAGGCGTTGCTGGCGCGGGGGATTTTCGGCGGGCATGACTTGAGCCAGGAATTTCCGGAGCTCGGGCAGAGCGCATTGTACTGCGTCACTGAACTGCACCAGGACGCCGACCTCGACCGCTTGGTAGACGCCCTTCGTGAGGTATTGATCCATGAATGA